The following are from one region of the Populus trichocarpa isolate Nisqually-1 chromosome 8, P.trichocarpa_v4.1, whole genome shotgun sequence genome:
- the LOC7494941 gene encoding pumilio homolog 4 isoform X1, with amino-acid sequence MFTGSSNIEMLPTVDDYLQGGFGGNLEDNLQSELELILQARRRNQRIERDLDRYRSGSAPPTVEGSLSAVGSLFRNNNLSDINSVTSSNGNCNNVVLTEEEIRSHPSYLSYYYSHDSINPRLPPPLLSKEDWRVAQRFQSSGSMFGGIGNLRKNKVVEDSDSSSLFSIQPGLSVHKVDIDLIESSNSSRNNVIRNASSKWLDRGSSDPGLQRSRLGARRKSFADILQEGLDQPTSIPGHLSSPASHTTFSDLLDTTGECDPHQVGLHDGMESLEGLYSGAATTAFTGTQSHSNTFSHSFASAVGSSLSRSTTPEQQLLGRPAISSLHPVGSRVGPIEKKNAVGMIVQNNHSSGITELGEIANTLSGLNLLNTRLTDQESHTRGQLQMDLDSEPHFPFNMSNGAEQALHQQLIETSKVENLSFSTNHTDMPRNNRIIPNNNASKISYNGEVSIPRRTSSSTNLHSQMNSLGLGSLERSNVYHQNANIPIMDFTGHVPDDYSTLKLNSMIKNHFDTGGVGIENGFNRLGNQVGSDLRSPFLDPRYTQSLQRMLDYATHAVASSSEPPVRDYFGTSEGDLDRIQKAYLETLLVQQKQQYELPILTKSGGLNQGYHRNSSYNLSMPYPENSAVKSMLPSVGSGGFQSGRASHLASVMRSSTGGSTGSRQSDIGCNAERKQSSSFIDEFKNNKTGSFELSDIVGHVVEFSTDQYGSRFIQQKLETASVEETNKIFPEIIPHALTLMTDVFGNYVIQKFLDQGTESQRIELASQLTGHVLPLSLQMYGCRVIQKALEVIDVDRQTQMVAELDGSVMKCIRDQNGNHVIQKCIECVPGDRIQFITSAFYGQVVALSTHPYGCRVIQRVLEHCKDMNTQQVIMDEIMQSVCALAQDQYGNYVIQHVLEHGKPQQRSVIIRKLAGQIVLMSQQKFASNVVEKCLTFGGPDERQLLVNEMLGSTDENEPLQAMMKDPFGNYVVQKVLETCDDRSLELILSRIRIHLSALKRYTYGKHIVSRVEKLITTGERRIRLSFAVSS; translated from the exons ATGTTCACTGGGAGCAGTAACATAGAGATGCTACCGACTGTGGATGATTATCTACAAGGGGGGTTCGGTGGTAATTTAGAGGATAATTTGCAGAGCGAACTGGAACTGATTCTACAAGCACGGCGTCGTAATCAACGCATAGAAAGAGATCTTGATAGATATAGGAGTGGCAGTGCTCCGCCTACTGTTGAGGGATCATTAAGTGCTGTGGGAAGCCTTTTTAGGAACAATAATTTGAGTGACATCAATAGTGTCACTAGTAGTAATGGTAACTGTAACAATGTGGTTTTGACCGAAGAGGAGATTCGCTCGCACCCATCTTACCTTTCGTATTACTATTCTCATGACAGCATTAACCCAAGATTGCCCCCACCTTTGTTGTCAAAGGAGGATTGGCGTGTTGCACAAAGGTTTCAGTCTTCAGGATCTATGTTTGGTGGTATTGGCAACTTGAGGAAGAATAAGGTGGTAGAAGATAGCGATAGTTCATCACTGTTTTCAATACAGCCAGGACTTTCAGTGCATAAGGTTGACATTGATTTGATAGAATCGAGTAATTCAAGTAGAAATAATGTCATCAGGAATGCTTCATCCAAGTGGCTTGATAGAGGTTCCAGTGATCCTGGATTGCAGCGCTCCAGGCTTGGTGCAAGGAGGAAAAGTTTTGCTGACATTCTACAG GAAGGACTTGATCAGCCCACTTCCATACCAGGTCACCTATCTTCCCCAGCAAGTCATACTACTTTTTCTGATCTTCTGGATACAACTGGTGAATGTGATCCTCATCAAGTTGGGTTACATGATGGAATGGAATCCCTGGAAGGCTTGTATTCTGGAGCAGCTACCACTGCCTTCACAGGAACTCAAAGCCACAGCAATACCTTTTCTCACTCCTTTGCATCTGCTGTGGGCTCATCATTGTCTAGGAGTACAACACCTGAACAGCAGCTGCTTGGGAGGCCTGCTATTTCTAGTCTACATCCTGTTGGCAGCAGAGTTGGTCCTATTGAGAAGAAGAATGCTGTTGGCATGATTGTCCAAAATAATCATTCTTCTGGGATTACCGAGCTTGGGGAAATTGCCAATACGTTGTCTGGATTAAACCTTTTGAACACTAGACTCACAGATCAAGAGAGTCATACACGAGGCCAACTGCAAATGGATCTGGACAGTGAGCCACATTTTCCTTTTAACATGTCGAATGGTGCTGAGCAGGCTCTGCATCAGCAACTCATAGAAACATCCAAGGTAGAAAATCTCTCATTTTCTACCAACCATACTGATATGCCGAGAAACAACAGGATCATACCAAACAATAATGCTTCTAAGATAAGTTATAATGGGGAAGTTAGTATTCCCAGAAGAACTTCTTCTTCTACCAATCTTCACTCACAAATGAATTCCTTGGGCCTTGGAAGTTTGGAAAGATCAAATGTTTATCATCAAAATGCAAATATTCCAATTATGGATTTCACTGGCCATGTACCTGATGATTATTCGACACTGAAACTGAATTCAATGATCAAGAATCATTTTGACACAG gTGGTGTTGGAATTGAGAATGGTTTCAATAGACTGGGAAATCAAGTAGGGTCTGATCTTCGTTCTCCATTTCTGGACCCACGCTATACTCAGTCCTTGCAAAGAATGTTGGATTATGCAACACATGCTGTAGCTAGTTCAAGTGAGCCTCCAGTTAGAGATTATTTTGGCACTTCGGAGGGAGACTTGGACAGGATTCAAAAAGCTTATCTTGAGACATTGCTTGTTCAGCAGAAGCAACAATATGAATTGCCAATTCTAACCAAATCTGGTGGGTTGAATCAGGGATACCATAGGAATTCATCATATAATCTTAGCATGCCATATCCAGAGAACTCAGCAGTGAAATCTATGCTTCCTTCTGTTGGATCTGGGGGTTTTCAGAGTGGGCGAGCTTCACACTTAGCTTCTGTGATGAGGAGTTCGACGGGAGGATCCACTGGGTCACGGCAGTCTGATATTGGCTGCAATGCTGAAAGAAAACAGTCTTCATCCTTTATAGATGAATTTAAGAACAACAAGACTGGTTCTTTTGAACTTTCAGACATTGTTGGTCATGTTGTTGAATTCAG CACAGATCAGTATGGAAGTCGGTTTATCCAGCAGAAACTAGAAACTGCTTCAGTTGAAGAGACGAACAAGATATTCCCTGAGATTATTCCTCATGCTCTTACCTTGATGACTGATgtttttggaaattatgttATACAAAAg TTTCTTGATCAAGGTACAGAAAGTCAAAGAATAGAGTTAGCCAGTCAGCTTACTGGTCATGTTTTACCTCTCAGTCTTCAAATGTATGGGTGCAGAGTAATCCAGAAG GCTTTGGAGGTGATTGACGTGGATCGACAGACTCAAATGGTGGCAGAGCTAGATGGCTCTGTCATGAAATGTATTCGTGATCAGAATGGTAATCATGTTATTCAGAAGTGTATAGAGTGTGTTCCAGGAGATCGAATACAGTTCATCACCTCAGCTTTCTATGGGCAAGTTGTGGCCCTTTCCACCCACCCTTATGGTTGCCGTGTTATCCAG AGGGTCTTGGAGCATTGTAAGGACATGAATACACAGCAAGTTATTATGGATGAAATTATGCAGTCTGTATGCGCTTTGGCACAAGATCAATATGGAAATTATGTCATTCAG caTGTCCTGGAGCATGGTAAGCCACAACAACGATCTGTTATTATTAGAAAGCTTGCGGGAcagattgttttgatgagtCAGCAGAAATTTGCTTCTAATGTTGTGGAGAAGTGCTTGACATTTGGTGGCCCTGATGAGCGCCAGCTTTTGGTGAATGAGATGCTTGGTTCCACTGATGAAAATGAGCCCTTGCAG GCTATGATGAAAGATCCGTTTGGAAATTATGTTGTACAAAAGGTTCTTGAGACCTGCGATGATCGAAGTCTAGAGTTAATTCTTTCTCGCATTAGGATTCATTTGAGTGCCCTGAAGAGATACACTTATGGTAAACATATTGTTTCGCGTGTTGAGAAGCTCATCACAACTGGAG AAAGGCGCATACGGTTGTCATTCGCAGTCTCCTCCTAA
- the LOC112328434 gene encoding thioredoxin-like 3-2, chloroplastic encodes MSKILHSPPSLRFLSPNSIPRDPSRDLSVLSSTISCPNPAISIFKKLSSPGKFNLPGKNRDFRAWSQEGPLQEVDDSPVSFELEPIYSESQFDRVIAEAQQLEESVIIVWMASWCRKCIYLKPKLEKLAADYYRRSRFYRVDVNNVPHKLVTRAGVTKMPTIQLWKDSKKQAEVIGGHKAYLVINEVREMIENEDTL; translated from the exons ATGTCTAAGATCTTACACAGCCCACCATCTCTCAGATTTCTGTCTCCAAACTCAATACCACGTGACCCATCACGTGACTTGTCAGTATTAAGTAGTACTATTTCATGTCCAAATCCCGCAATTTCGATTTTCAAGAAACTTTCTTCTCCCGGAAAATTTAATTTGCCAGGGAAAAATAGAGACTTTCGTGCTTGGAGCCAAGAGGGGCCTTTGCAAGAGGTGGATGATTCTCCTGTTTCGTTTGAGTTGGAGCCCATTTACAGTGAGAGTCAGTTTGATCGTGTGATTGCAGAGGCACAGCAACTAGAGGAATCTGTTATCATTGTTTG GATGGCAAGCTGGTGCAGAAAATGTATATATTTGAAACCAAAATTGGAAAAGTTGGCAGCTGATTACTATAGAAG ATCGCGGTTTTACCGTGTCGATGTCAATAATGTTCCACACAAACTTGTTACTCGTGCAGGAGTCACT AAAATGCCAACCATTCAG CTATGGAAGGATAGCAAGAAACAGGCAGAGGTGATTGGTGGTCACAAAGCATATTTGGTCATTAATGAAGTTCGTGAAATGATTGAAAATGAGGATACCTTGTGA
- the LOC7494941 gene encoding pumilio homolog 4 isoform X2, translating to MFTGSSNIEMLPTVDDYLQGGFGGNLEDNLQSELELILQARRRNQRIERDLDRYRSGSAPPTVEGSLSAVGSLFRNNNLSDINSVTSSNGNCNNVVLTEEEIRSHPSYLSYYYSHDSINPRLPPPLLSKEDWRVAQRFQSSGSMFGGIGNLRKNKVVEDSDSSSLFSIQPGLSVHKVDIDLIESSNSSRNNVIRNASSKWLDRGSSDPGLQRSRLGARRKSFADILQEGLDQPTSIPGHLSSPASHTTFSDLLDTTGECDPHQVGLHDGMESLEGLYSGAATTAFTGTQSHSNTFSHSFASAVGSSLSRSTTPEQQLLGRPAISSLHPVGSRVGPIEKKNAVGMIVQNNHSSGITELGEIANTLSGLNLLNTRLTDQESHTRGQLQMDLDSEPHFPFNMSNGAEQALHQQLIETSKVENLSFSTNHTDMPRNNRIIPNNNASKISYNGEVSIPRRTSSSTNLHSQMNSLGLGSLERSNVYHQNANIPIMDFTGHVPDDYSTLKLNSMIKNHFDTGGVGIENGFNRLGNQVGSDLRSPFLDPRYTQSLQRMLDYATHAVASSSEPPVRDYFGTSEGDLDRIQKAYLETLLVQQKQQYELPILTKSGGLNQGYHRNSSYNLSMPYPENSAVKSMLPSVGSGGFQSGRASHLASVMRSSTGGSTGSRQSDIGCNAERKQSSSFIDEFKNNKTGSFELSDIVGHVVEFSTDQYGSRFIQQKLETASVEETNKIFPEIIPHALTLMTDVFGNYVIQKFLDQGTESQRIELASQLTGHVLPLSLQMYGCRVIQKALEVIDVDRQTQMVAELDGSVMKCIRDQNGNHVIQKCIECVPGDRIQFITSAFYGQVVALSTHPYGCRVIQRVLEHCKDMNTQQVIMDEIMQSVCALAQDQYGNYVIQAMMKDPFGNYVVQKVLETCDDRSLELILSRIRIHLSALKRYTYGKHIVSRVEKLITTGERRIRLSFAVSS from the exons ATGTTCACTGGGAGCAGTAACATAGAGATGCTACCGACTGTGGATGATTATCTACAAGGGGGGTTCGGTGGTAATTTAGAGGATAATTTGCAGAGCGAACTGGAACTGATTCTACAAGCACGGCGTCGTAATCAACGCATAGAAAGAGATCTTGATAGATATAGGAGTGGCAGTGCTCCGCCTACTGTTGAGGGATCATTAAGTGCTGTGGGAAGCCTTTTTAGGAACAATAATTTGAGTGACATCAATAGTGTCACTAGTAGTAATGGTAACTGTAACAATGTGGTTTTGACCGAAGAGGAGATTCGCTCGCACCCATCTTACCTTTCGTATTACTATTCTCATGACAGCATTAACCCAAGATTGCCCCCACCTTTGTTGTCAAAGGAGGATTGGCGTGTTGCACAAAGGTTTCAGTCTTCAGGATCTATGTTTGGTGGTATTGGCAACTTGAGGAAGAATAAGGTGGTAGAAGATAGCGATAGTTCATCACTGTTTTCAATACAGCCAGGACTTTCAGTGCATAAGGTTGACATTGATTTGATAGAATCGAGTAATTCAAGTAGAAATAATGTCATCAGGAATGCTTCATCCAAGTGGCTTGATAGAGGTTCCAGTGATCCTGGATTGCAGCGCTCCAGGCTTGGTGCAAGGAGGAAAAGTTTTGCTGACATTCTACAG GAAGGACTTGATCAGCCCACTTCCATACCAGGTCACCTATCTTCCCCAGCAAGTCATACTACTTTTTCTGATCTTCTGGATACAACTGGTGAATGTGATCCTCATCAAGTTGGGTTACATGATGGAATGGAATCCCTGGAAGGCTTGTATTCTGGAGCAGCTACCACTGCCTTCACAGGAACTCAAAGCCACAGCAATACCTTTTCTCACTCCTTTGCATCTGCTGTGGGCTCATCATTGTCTAGGAGTACAACACCTGAACAGCAGCTGCTTGGGAGGCCTGCTATTTCTAGTCTACATCCTGTTGGCAGCAGAGTTGGTCCTATTGAGAAGAAGAATGCTGTTGGCATGATTGTCCAAAATAATCATTCTTCTGGGATTACCGAGCTTGGGGAAATTGCCAATACGTTGTCTGGATTAAACCTTTTGAACACTAGACTCACAGATCAAGAGAGTCATACACGAGGCCAACTGCAAATGGATCTGGACAGTGAGCCACATTTTCCTTTTAACATGTCGAATGGTGCTGAGCAGGCTCTGCATCAGCAACTCATAGAAACATCCAAGGTAGAAAATCTCTCATTTTCTACCAACCATACTGATATGCCGAGAAACAACAGGATCATACCAAACAATAATGCTTCTAAGATAAGTTATAATGGGGAAGTTAGTATTCCCAGAAGAACTTCTTCTTCTACCAATCTTCACTCACAAATGAATTCCTTGGGCCTTGGAAGTTTGGAAAGATCAAATGTTTATCATCAAAATGCAAATATTCCAATTATGGATTTCACTGGCCATGTACCTGATGATTATTCGACACTGAAACTGAATTCAATGATCAAGAATCATTTTGACACAG gTGGTGTTGGAATTGAGAATGGTTTCAATAGACTGGGAAATCAAGTAGGGTCTGATCTTCGTTCTCCATTTCTGGACCCACGCTATACTCAGTCCTTGCAAAGAATGTTGGATTATGCAACACATGCTGTAGCTAGTTCAAGTGAGCCTCCAGTTAGAGATTATTTTGGCACTTCGGAGGGAGACTTGGACAGGATTCAAAAAGCTTATCTTGAGACATTGCTTGTTCAGCAGAAGCAACAATATGAATTGCCAATTCTAACCAAATCTGGTGGGTTGAATCAGGGATACCATAGGAATTCATCATATAATCTTAGCATGCCATATCCAGAGAACTCAGCAGTGAAATCTATGCTTCCTTCTGTTGGATCTGGGGGTTTTCAGAGTGGGCGAGCTTCACACTTAGCTTCTGTGATGAGGAGTTCGACGGGAGGATCCACTGGGTCACGGCAGTCTGATATTGGCTGCAATGCTGAAAGAAAACAGTCTTCATCCTTTATAGATGAATTTAAGAACAACAAGACTGGTTCTTTTGAACTTTCAGACATTGTTGGTCATGTTGTTGAATTCAG CACAGATCAGTATGGAAGTCGGTTTATCCAGCAGAAACTAGAAACTGCTTCAGTTGAAGAGACGAACAAGATATTCCCTGAGATTATTCCTCATGCTCTTACCTTGATGACTGATgtttttggaaattatgttATACAAAAg TTTCTTGATCAAGGTACAGAAAGTCAAAGAATAGAGTTAGCCAGTCAGCTTACTGGTCATGTTTTACCTCTCAGTCTTCAAATGTATGGGTGCAGAGTAATCCAGAAG GCTTTGGAGGTGATTGACGTGGATCGACAGACTCAAATGGTGGCAGAGCTAGATGGCTCTGTCATGAAATGTATTCGTGATCAGAATGGTAATCATGTTATTCAGAAGTGTATAGAGTGTGTTCCAGGAGATCGAATACAGTTCATCACCTCAGCTTTCTATGGGCAAGTTGTGGCCCTTTCCACCCACCCTTATGGTTGCCGTGTTATCCAG AGGGTCTTGGAGCATTGTAAGGACATGAATACACAGCAAGTTATTATGGATGAAATTATGCAGTCTGTATGCGCTTTGGCACAAGATCAATATGGAAATTATGTCATTCAG GCTATGATGAAAGATCCGTTTGGAAATTATGTTGTACAAAAGGTTCTTGAGACCTGCGATGATCGAAGTCTAGAGTTAATTCTTTCTCGCATTAGGATTCATTTGAGTGCCCTGAAGAGATACACTTATGGTAAACATATTGTTTCGCGTGTTGAGAAGCTCATCACAACTGGAG AAAGGCGCATACGGTTGTCATTCGCAGTCTCCTCCTAA
- the LOC7494940 gene encoding amino acid transporter AVT1C — MKNSVSDQSFYIESEEEDEEKELGRNGQGEEDNNESDSDNSLADDNRQQSKTGLYNTSWPQSYRQSIDLYSSVPSPNLTFLGTPTLSRLGSSFLSSSLTRRYTPESLPSVVKPLLQKPEEEQLPPQRRSSRSLLAPITSRRSSVIRKDEKPSQVSHELPMSRQSSFGQAVINGLNVLCGVGILSTPYAAKEGGWLGLIILLVFAVLSFYTGMLLRYCLDSEPGLETYPDIGQAAFGTTGRFVISIILYVELYACCVEYIILEGDNLSSLFPNAHISLGGFEMDSHHLFALMTTLAVLPTVWLRDLSVLSYISAGGVVASVLVVLSLFWVGLVDNVGIHSKGTVLNLGTLPVAIGLYGYCYSGHAVFPNIYTSMAQPSRFPTVLLACFSICTSMYAGVAYMGYTMFGESTETQFTLNLPQDLVVSKVAVWTTVVNPFTKYALTMSPVAMSLEELIPSNHMKSHMYAICIRTALVFSTLLVGLAIPFFGLVMSLIGSLLTMLVTLILPCACFLSIVRGKATRFQGVVCIIIIAVGIVSSAFGTHSALSKIIENLSS; from the exons ATGAAGAATTCTGTATCAGACCAGAGTTTTTACATagaaagtgaagaagaagatgaagagaagGAACTTGGCAGAAATGGACAAGGTGAAGAAGATAATAATGAATCAGATTCTGATAATTCTTTGGCCGATGATAATCGGCAGCAGAGTAAAACTGGTTTATACAACACCTCCTGGCCTCAAAGTTACAG GCAATCCATCGATTTATACAGCAGTGTGCCATCTCCAAATCTTACATTTTTGGGCACACCTACGCTATCAAGATTAGGCAGTTCATTTCTTTCCTCTTCACTTACAAGAAGATACACACCAGAATCATTACCTTCTGTGGTAAAACCTCTACTGCAAAAACCAGAAGAGGAGCAACTCCCACCACAAAGACGTAGTTCTCGTTCTCTACTAGCTCCAATTACATCGAGAAGGTCATCAGTCATTAGAAAGGATGAGAAACCCTCCCAGGTTTCACATGAACTTCCCATGTCTCGTCAAAGCTCATTTGGACAAGCTGTGATTAATG GCTTGAATGTTCTGTGTGGAGTTGGGATTTTATCTACTCCTTACGCTGCTAAAGAAGGAGGGTGGCTAGGGCTCATCATACTGCTCGTTTTTGCTGTTCTGTCTTTTTACACCGGGATGCTCTTGCGTTACTGCTTGGATAGTGAACCAGGACTTGAAACTTACCCAGACATTGGCCAAGCTGCCTTCGGTACCACCGGTCGCTTTGTCATCTCA atAATACTGTATGTGGAATTGTAT GCTTGTTGCgttgaatatataattttggaGGGTGACAACTTATCCTCTTTATTTCCAAATGCACATATAAGTTTGGGTGGATTTGAGATGGATTCCCATCATCTATTTGCTTTGATGACCACCCTTGCTGTTCTTCCTACTGTTTGGCTTAGAGACCTTAGTGTCCTTAGTTACATTTCTG CTGGTGGAGTTGTTGCATCAGTGTTGGTGGTCTTGTCCTTGTTCTGGGTTGGTCTGGTTGATAATGTGGGCATTCACAGCAAAGGGACTGTACTCAATCTTGGAACTCTTCCTGTTGCCATTGGTCTCTACGGTTATTGTTACTCAGGACATGCTGTTTTTCCGAACATCTACACTTCCATGGCACAACCTAGTAGATTTCCAACAGTTCTCCTAGCATG CTTCAGTATTTGTACTTCGATGTATGCCGGGGTTGCTTATATGGGATACACGATGTTCGGAGAATCAACAGAAACTCAATTCACTCTTAACTTGCCACAAGATCTAGTTGTCTCAAAGGTTGCTGTGTGGACTACG GTAGTTAACCCATTTACCAAGTATGCATTAACCATGTCTCCAGTGGCAATGAGTCTGGAGGAGTTGATACCATCTAACCACATGAAGTCTCACATGTATGCAATCTGCATTAGGACAGCGTTGGTGTTCTCTACCTTACTCGTCGGTCTCGCCATCCCCTTTTTCG GCTTGGTCATGTCATTGATTGGATCTTTGCTCACAATGCTTGTA ACATTGATACTTCCTTGTGCTTGCTTTCTGAGCATCGTGAGGGGTAAAGCAACAAGATTTCAG GGTGTAGTTTGTATCATAATCATTGCAGTAGGGATTGTATCATCAGCCTTTGGAACCCACTCAGCACTCTCCAAAATCATTGAGAATTTGAGCAGCTGA
- the LOC7494943 gene encoding protein WHAT'S THIS FACTOR 9, mitochondrial yields the protein MFFKKPTSKTLKILLHSSQNPIFSLINHKAKNPPYTYTQTKNYVDVYMKWKKDQYLDTIEHIHKSIQLKPVISLKNMIAQNPNGCIPISDVSKKGLHFDVKIKVARFLRQYPSIFEEFTGPQYNLPWFRLTQEAVEIDREERRLYEDCKEDLRERLKKFILMSKQKVLPLKVIQGMLWYLGLPEDFLECLDMNLDGSFRVVEMEEGLKGLAVESNERVLSVLQRNAMKKGVYSNEPMEAIEFPLFPSKGVRLRRKIEVWLREFQKVPYVSPYEDYSHLDPNSDIAEKRVVGFLHELLCLFVEHSAERRRLLCLKKHFGLPQKVHKAFERHPYMFYLSLRNKTCTAILKEAYCDKMAIERHPMLRIRNKYINLMKESQVILKSRRVNNPYVERPKLDLDLDCADEEECVEIGRL from the coding sequence ATGTTCTTCAAAAAACCCAcctctaaaaccctaaaaatcttGCTCCACTCTTCTCAAAATCCAATCTTTTCCCTTATAAACCATAAAGCCAAGAACCCACCATATACATACACACAAACCAAGAACTATGTAGATGTGTAcatgaaatggaaaaaagatCAATACCTTGACACAATAGAGCACATACACAAGTCCATTCAACTTAAACCCGtcatttctttgaaaaatatgaTAGCCCAAAACCCCAATGGTTGTATCCCAATCTCTGACGTGTCAAAGAAAGGCTTGCACTTTGATGTGAAAATCAAGGTTGCAAGGTTTTTGAGGCAATACCCATCGATCTTTGAGGAGTTCACTGGTCCTCAGTATAATTTGCCTTGGTTTAGATTGACCCAAGAAGCTGTTGAGATTGATAGAGAAGAGAGAAGGTTGTATGAGGATTGTAAAGAGGATCTGAGAGAGAGGTTAAAGAAGTTTATTTTGATGAGCAAACAAAAGGTGTTGCCTTTGAAGGTTATTCAAGGGATGTTATGGTATTTGGGTTTGCCCGAGGATTTCTTGGAGTGTTTGGATATGAATCTTGATGGATCTTTTAGGGTGGTGGAGATGGAGGAAGGGTTAAAGGGATTAGCCGTTGAGAGCAACGAAAGGGTTTTGTCTGTTCTGCAAAGAAATGCAATGAAAAAAGGAGTGTATTCCAATGAACCTATGGAGGCAATTGAGTTTCCACTTTTCCCATCTAAGGGTGTGAGGCTAAGGAGGAAGATTGAGGTTTGGTTAAGAGAGTTTCAAAAGGTTCCATATGTGTCCCCATATGAGGATTATTCACATTTGGATCCTAATAGTGATATTGCTGAGAAAAGGGTCGTTGGGTTTCTTCATGAGTTGCTCTGTTTGTTCGTTGAGCATTCTGCAGAAAGGAGGAGACTTTTGTGTCTTAAGAAGCATTTTGGGTTACCACAGAAGGTTCATAAAGCATTTGAAAGGCATCCCTACATGTTTTATCTGTCTTTGAGGAATAAAACTTGCACTGCTATTCTTAAGGAGGCTTATTGTGATAAAATGGCCATTGAGAGACATCCCATGTTAAGGATCAGGAATAAGTACATTAACTTGATGAAGGAATCACAGGTGATTCTGAAGAGCAGAAGAGTGAACAATCCTTATGTCGAACGTCCAAAACTGGATTTAGATTTGGATTGTGCTGATGAAGAAGAGTGTGTTGAAATAGGTAGATTGTAA